DNA from Amorphoplanes friuliensis DSM 7358:
CCAGTACGACGACCTGTCCGACGTCGTCCCCACGACCGGCGCCCACGAGCTGCTCGCGGACCTGCGCCTCCCGTGGGCGGTCGTGACCAGCGCCGACGTTCGCCTGGCCAAGGCCCGGCTCGGCGCCGCCGGCATCGAGGCGCCCGCGCTGGTCACCGTCGACGACATCCGGGTGGGCAAACCGGACCCGGAAGGCTACCTGCGCGGCGCGGAACTCCTCGGCGTCAGCCCGGACCGCTGCCTGGTCGTCGAGGACGCCGAGGTCGGCGTCACCGCCGGCCGCGCGGCGGGTGCCCAGGTCGCGGCACTCAAGGGCGTCGACGGCGACCTGCGGATCACCGACCTCACCGAACTCCACCGGCTCCTGACGGCCTGACATGATCGGCCGGGTCCAGCAGGCGGGAATCGCCCAGGCAGTCCTCGGGTACGCGATCACGGGCCTCGGCGCCTGCCTGGTCCTGCTCGCCGACGACCTGGGGGTGGCACCGGAGCAACTCGGCTGGCTGCCCGCGACGTTCGGGTTCGGCCTGCTCGCCCTGGCCCTGACCGGTCCGCTGCTGCTCCGTGGCGGCCCGCGCCCGGCCCTGATCGGCGGCTCCCTGGTCGTCGCGCTCGGCGTCACCCTGCTCGCCCTGGCCCCGAACACGCCGGCCGCGGTCACCGGCGCTCTGCTCCTGGGCGCCGGCGGGGCGGCCTTTGTGCTGGTGACGCCCGCGTTGCTCAGCGGTTCCGAGGCTGCTATTCAGCTCACCAAGGTCAACGCGCTGTCGAGCATCGCGTCGGTTCTCGCGCCGGCGGCGATCGGCGGTCTCGACGCCACCGGGCTGGTGGGCGGCCGCCTGGCGTTGCTGATCGCCGTTCCCCCGCTGCTCTACCTGGCCGCCACTACCGCCCGTTCCCGCTCGGCGCAGCCCGGGCCAGCCCCCACAGACGGTCCCCCTTCCGCTCACGGGCGGCCCGCGCCGGGACTTGTCGCGCGGCGCTGGGCCGGGGTGGTGCTGGCTGTCTCGGTGGAGTTCTGCTTCACGATCTGGGCCGTCGCCCGTCTCGCCGAGGCCGGCCTGGCCCTCGCGACCGCGGCTGTCGTCGGTACGGCCTTCCCGATCGGGATGGCGCTGGGCCGCCTGGCCGGTCCCGCGCTGATCCGCCGCATCCCGGTCGTGCCGGTCGGCGCCGCCGTCACCGCCGCCGGTGCCGTGCTGGTCGCCGCCGCCGGTCACCCCGCGGCCGTGACCGCCGGCCTGGTCGTGGCCGGTGCGGGTGTCGCGACCCTCTACCCGGTGGCCCTGGCCGGCCTGGTTGCCACTCCCCGCCTGAGCGCCGCGCACGCTGCGTCCCTCGGCGCCCTCGCTTCCGGTACGGCCATTCTGGCGGCGCCCGCAGCCCTGGCCCGTCTCGCCGACGTCGTCGACCTGCGGCTCGCCTTCCTGATCACGCTGCCCCTGCTGGCCCTGCTGCTGCTGATCAGGCGCAGGTGACGGCCGTTACGGCGTACCCCTGGTATTTCAGTTTTGAAAGAGTTATGGTTCTGGGCATGACCGAACCGCTCAGTGACAGCCAGCAGGCCGCCTGGCGAGCTTTTGTGGAGAGCAGCTGGGCGCTGCACACCCGGCTCGAGGACGAGCTGCGGGCCGCCACCGGGCTGAGCATGGCGGATTACCACGTGATGGTGGTGCTCTCCGAGGCCCACGAGCACCGGGTCCGCATGGGCGAGCTGGCCAGTCAGCTGGTCTTCTCGCCGAGCCGGTGCACCTACCAGATCGCCTCGATGGTCAAGCGGGGCCTGGTCCGCAAGCAGAGCTGCTCCGACGACGGCCGCGGCCAGGAGGCCGTCCTCACCGACGCCGGGATGGCCGCGCTGACCGCCGCCGCACCCCTGCATCTCGCCACCGTGCGGGAGCTCTTCATCGACGACCTCGACGACGCCGAGATCGCCACCGTCACCCGCGTCTTCGGGCGCCTGGGGCCGCGACTGCGCTCGCTGCCCGTCACAGCCTGAGGGAGAAAAATGCCTGCGATCACCGTCGACGACGTCCTGGTCCTGCCGCGCCTGCCGCAGCTCGACCCCGCCACCACCAGCTACCGGCCCGTCCGCCGGCTCACGACCGCACCCACCGGGTACGAGGGTGAGGGCTTCCCCGTCCGTCGTGCCTTCGCGGGCGTGCCGACCAACGAGCTCGACCCGTTCATCCACCTGGACCAGATGGGTGAGGTCGACTACGCGCCGGGCGAGCCCAAGGGCACCCCGTGGCACCCGCACCGCGGCTTCGAAACCGTCACCTACATGATCGACGGCCAGATGGACCACCAGGACTCCAACGGTGGCGGCGGCTCGATCACCAACGGCGACACCCAGTGGATGACCGCGGGCGGCGGCATCCTCCACATCGAGGCCCCGCCGGAGCAGCTCGTCACCAGCGGCGGCCTCTTCCACGGCCTCCAGCTCTGGGTCAACCTGCCGCGCGTCGCCAAGATGATCGCCCCGAAGTACCAGGACATCCGCGGCCGCGAGGCGTCGCTGCTGACCACCCCCGACGGCGGCAGCCTGATCCGGGTCATCGCGGGCGAGATCGCCGGCCACGCCGGTCCCGGTTCGACCCACACCCCGATCAACCTCGCCCACGTCACCCTGCAGCCGGGCGCGCAGCTCGACCTGCCGTGGCAGCCCGACTACAACGCCCTGGTCTACGTCATGGCCGGCCGCGGCACCGTCGGCGCCGAGGCCCGCCCCATCCAGATCGGCCAGCTCGCCGCCCACGGCGCCGGCGACACCATCCGCGTCAACGCCGACCGCACCCAGGATTCCAACATCCCCGCCATGGAGCTCTTCATCCTGGGCGGCAAGCCGATCCGCGAACCGGTCGCGCAGTACGGCCCGTTCGTCATGAACACCAAAGCCGAACTCCAGCAGGCGTTCGAGGACTACCAGAAGGGCCGCCTGGGCGTCATCCCGGCCGACCGTCTCCCGCACACCAGCTGACCCCGATGTGAACGCGGCGGTGCCGCGGCTCCTCGATCTCGTCGAGCAACGCGACAGCAAGATCGGCATAGGAGACCCGGCCCGCCGCGTCCGCGTCGGTCACGGCGTACCGCCCGGACCGCGGCCCACCGTGATCAAAATCCCCGGCCGGACTGACCACCACCCAGTCCCCGCCGCCGAGCGCGGCCACCCCGGCGGCATGCGCGAGATAGAAGTCCCGGTACTCCTGCGGATAACCGGCCGTGTCCATCAGCAACGTCCCGTCCGCCGTCGGCAGGATCGAAGCCAGCCCGACCACCACGATCCGCGTCGCCGCCAGCTGATTCAAAGCCTTGGCGACCCGTACGAAAAAGTCGTGGCCTGGCTGGTGAACCGCACTGATCACGGCGTCTGCCTCAATCGCCTGTGCCTGTAGAACGTCGCCCTGCACGACCCGCGCCTCGGCCGGTCCTGTATAGCGCGACGGCTCGCGGACGACTGCGGTGACGTTGTGGCCGCGCTGCAAGGCCTCGGCTACGGCTGCTTGGCCGGCTCGGCCGCCCGCTCCAAAAACCGCAATTCTGCTCATGCGGGCGACGCTATGCCGCACCCCGGTATCCCCCAGGAAACCCAGCCCCACCAACGGCTTCCGGGTCGCCTCCTTGCCCTCCCACCCGCGCAGCCCGAGGGCAGGGAGCCAAGCGGCACGGCCCACTTCCCGCAAGGCGCACCCAAGATTCGTGCCGGAGCCGGAGCCGGCGATGACCGGCATGGCCAACATGGACTCCAGCCAAGTGCGGCGGGGGCGAAGTCAGCGGTGACTCACAGCAACCCGCTCGGTGCTTCGGAGGCGAGTAGCCGCGTCGGCACGACTCTAAAATGGGCGGTTTCGCCCACCGGCGCGTGGGCCCGGCAATCGAGACGGACGATTTCAAGGAAGTTGGGCCTACCCAAGCCTCCTGAAGGCCCAACATCAGCGATGTCGGGCCAACACCAACCCGACCACCACGCCCAGCACGGCATCCGGCACGACCGAGATCGGCCGACCCAGGAAAGGACTCTGAAACCCAGACAGGACGATTTCAAGGAAGTCGGGCCTACGCAGGCTCCCTGAAGCCCCAACATCAACGATGTCGGGCCAACACCAACCCGACCACCACATCCGGCACGGCATCCGGCACGACCGAGATCAGCCGACCCAGGAAAGGACTCTGAAACCCAGACAGGACGATTTCAAGGAAGTCGGGCCTACGCAGGCCCCCTGAAGCCCCAACATCAACGATGTCGGGCCAACACCAACCCGACCACCACGCCCAGCACGCCATCCGGCACGACCGAGATCAGCCGACCCAGGAAAGGACTCTGAAACCCAGACAGGACGATTTCAAGGAAGTCGGCCCTACCCAAGCCTCCCGAAGGCCCAACATCAACGATGTCGGGCCAACACCAACCCGACCACCACGCCCAGCACGCCATCCGGCACGACCGAGATCAGCCGACCCAGGAAAGGACTCTGAAACCCAGACAGGACGATTTCCAGGAAGTCGGGCCTACCCAAGCCTCCCGAAGGCCCAACATCAACGATGTCGGGCCAACACCAGCCCGACCACCACCATCCGGCACGCCATCCGGGATGACGAAGTCGGTCGGACTCTGCGAGGGGCTCGCAACCGTGCCTGGACCCGACCCAAGGGTCCGCAACGCGAGGCAGGAGCGCCATCCGCCTTCCAGGACGGGCGGGTCGGGCCGACCTGTGAGCGGATCCGCGCGGGAGGTTTCTCCGGGGAAACCGGGCGCGCCGCTACGGTGGGGAAATGCGTGCGCCGCTGGATCCGGACTTGTTTGATGCGGTCTGTCCGTCTGACCTGACGCCGATTCGGTTCGGGGACAAGTGGGCGGGCATGGTGATTCGGTGTCTGGAGGGTGGGCCGCGGCGGTTCTCGGAGCTGCGCGTGCCTTTGCGGGGCATCACCGCCAAGACCTTGACCCACGCGTTGCGGGCCCTCGAGCGTGACGGCCTCGTTCAGCGCAGCGACGAGAGGCTTTACGCGCTGACGCCGCTCGGGCGGAGTTTGCTCGGGCCGATGGATCAGGCTTGTGCGTGGGCCCGCGAGCATTGGGAGGAGCTCCTTGATGCTCGCGAGGCCGGCACGGCTGCGGTGGTTTCCTGAGCGACGGTTACTTCGGGAAGGCGTTGGGGTCGACGTCGCTCGTGGAGGCGTTGCCGCCGATCACCGGGGTGAGGGTGATGGTCCAGATGGAGGACGAGAACGACGTTGTCGTGAACTTGAACGTGTCGTCGAACTTGCTGAACGAGCAGTCGCGGGTGAAGCCTTTCTTGCCGGCGTTCCAGTCCTCGCCCGACGCGGTGAAGATGCGGTAGGTGCCGTCCTTGATGCCCTTGGCGGTGAAGGAGCTGCCGCCGCGGACGTAGACCGTCAGGACCGGCTTCGGCTTTTTGCCCTTGGTGGGGACCAGGCTGATCGTGGTGTCGTCGGCGCCGTTCTTGATTTTGAGGTGGCCGGGGCCGCCGGAGGCGCGCTTGAGGAAGGCGCCGTTCTTGAGGCGGCGCTTGGTTTCCTTCGGGGCGGCCGGGAGGAACTTGCCGAACTTGTACGACGGGTCGGCGGCCGTGAGCTTCTTGGCGTCCTCGCGGATGCCGTCAGCCCAGCCGGACGTGAGCAGCGACGCCCAGGGGGACGCGGCCGGGCAGTCCTGTTTGGCCGAGGCGGCGTCCTCGATCATGTCGCCCATGCTGCCGAGTTCGATCATCAGCTGCTCGTGCACCGACTCGGCGCCGTCGGGCGGGTCGACCGCGCGGAGTTTCTGGGACTCGGCGCGGATCGTGCTCGCGGCGGCCGGTGCGGCTTTGCTGAAGGCGGTGCTGTCACCGGTGTTGAGCTTGCCGAAGGTGCTGCCGATGGCGGCGTCGGAGGCCGCGAGTGCCTGACCGTACTGCGCGGGGGTCAGGGGGCCGGTGGTGGCCGGCGCGGTGGTCGAGGTGAGACCGGCGGGCTTGCCGGCCTGCTTGTCGTCGCCGTCGTCACCACCGGTGAAGGCGCGGACGACGCCGCAGCAGCCGAGCGCGAGCAGCACCGCGAGCCCGCCACCGATGATCGAGTTGCGCCGCATGTTGCTGGGGGCGGCCGGAGGCGGAGGACCAAAGGGCTGGCCGGGCGGCGGATAAGCGCCGGGCGGATAAGCCCCAGGCGGATAAGCCCCAGGCGGGTAGGCCCCGGCCGGCGGTCCGGAGGCCGGCACACCGGCGAAGGGCGGCGGCGGGGGGAACGGCGACGACACCCGGATGGTGACCGCGACGTTGCCGGCCGTCGGGCTCTGCACCCAGACGACCGCACCGTCGGTCGTGCCCGGGGGCACCACCACGTTGAGCGGGCCGTGGGTCGGCGACCAGACGACCTTGGTCGTGCCGGCGGCGGCCTCGGCCTGCGGGACCTCGATGATGGCGCTGCTGTAACCCGGATCCCCCGTCATGCAGACGAGTATGAATGAGGCGCGCGACCCCTCGCTGCCCCAAATTTGTCACTTACCGGCAACAGATTGGTATCGGCGGTCAGGACATACCGAGCATTGCACCCACACCCAGGACGACCAGCAGGAACAGGGCGATCAACAGGCCGCGCTCGGAGGAGGCGGACGCATCGGTCGGGGTGAGGGGTTCGGTGCTCATCCGGGTGATCCTTTACTCGCGGGGTGACCTGCGTCAGAGTGCGTTGTGCCGCCAAGCGGCATAGCGTGAGGGCTTCGTCGACCTCGGAAGGGCTGCCCGTGTCACTGGAGGACTGGTTTCTGTCCGCGGACGAGCGTGACAACCCGGACTCACAGATACCCACCTGGTGTCCGGGAAACACGGTCGAACCGCTTGTTCACGGAAAAACATATTTCGACCGGTTGGTGACCGAGGTGGAACAACTCGGTGACGGTGATCACCTGTTCTTCACCGACTGGCGCGGCGACCCGGACGAGCGGATGCGCGAGGACGGCCCGACGATCGCCGAGCTGTTCGCGTCGGCCGCCAAACGGGGCGTAGTGGTCAAGGGCCTGCTGTGGCGTTCACACGTGGACAAGCTGGCCTACAGCAAGGAGGAGAACCAGAACCTCGGTGACGACATCGCCGCCGCGGGTGGTGAGGTGCTCCTCGACCAGCGGGTCCGGCGCGGCGGGTCGCATCACCAGAAACTGGTCGTGATCCGGCACATCGGGGAGCCGGAACGGGACATCGCCTTTGCCGGGGGCATCGACCTGTGCCACAGCCGGCGGGACGACGCCGATCATCACGGTGATCCGCAGCCGATCGC
Protein-coding regions in this window:
- a CDS encoding pirin family protein, producing MPAITVDDVLVLPRLPQLDPATTSYRPVRRLTTAPTGYEGEGFPVRRAFAGVPTNELDPFIHLDQMGEVDYAPGEPKGTPWHPHRGFETVTYMIDGQMDHQDSNGGGGSITNGDTQWMTAGGGILHIEAPPEQLVTSGGLFHGLQLWVNLPRVAKMIAPKYQDIRGREASLLTTPDGGSLIRVIAGEIAGHAGPGSTHTPINLAHVTLQPGAQLDLPWQPDYNALVYVMAGRGTVGAEARPIQIGQLAAHGAGDTIRVNADRTQDSNIPAMELFILGGKPIREPVAQYGPFVMNTKAELQQAFEDYQKGRLGVIPADRLPHTS
- a CDS encoding winged helix-turn-helix transcriptional regulator; protein product: MRAPLDPDLFDAVCPSDLTPIRFGDKWAGMVIRCLEGGPRRFSELRVPLRGITAKTLTHALRALERDGLVQRSDERLYALTPLGRSLLGPMDQACAWAREHWEELLDAREAGTAAVVS
- a CDS encoding NAD(P)-dependent oxidoreductase → MPVIAGSGSGTNLGCALREVGRAAWLPALGLRGWEGKEATRKPLVGLGFLGDTGVRHSVARMSRIAVFGAGGRAGQAAVAEALQRGHNVTAVVREPSRYTGPAEARVVQGDVLQAQAIEADAVISAVHQPGHDFFVRVAKALNQLAATRIVVVGLASILPTADGTLLMDTAGYPQEYRDFYLAHAAGVAALGGGDWVVVSPAGDFDHGGPRSGRYAVTDADAAGRVSYADLAVALLDEIEEPRHRRVHIGVSWCAGDGRPG
- a CDS encoding MFS transporter, which codes for MIGRVQQAGIAQAVLGYAITGLGACLVLLADDLGVAPEQLGWLPATFGFGLLALALTGPLLLRGGPRPALIGGSLVVALGVTLLALAPNTPAAVTGALLLGAGGAAFVLVTPALLSGSEAAIQLTKVNALSSIASVLAPAAIGGLDATGLVGGRLALLIAVPPLLYLAATTARSRSAQPGPAPTDGPPSAHGRPAPGLVARRWAGVVLAVSVEFCFTIWAVARLAEAGLALATAAVVGTAFPIGMALGRLAGPALIRRIPVVPVGAAVTAAGAVLVAAAGHPAAVTAGLVVAGAGVATLYPVALAGLVATPRLSAAHAASLGALASGTAILAAPAALARLADVVDLRLAFLITLPLLALLLLIRRR
- a CDS encoding HAD-IA family hydrolase; protein product: MDLTIIEAVLFDMDGTLVDSDAAVERAWRTWATEFGADPRAVLAVAHGAPAERTVRLILPGLPEDQVTTAAARQLELQYDDLSDVVPTTGAHELLADLRLPWAVVTSADVRLAKARLGAAGIEAPALVTVDDIRVGKPDPEGYLRGAELLGVSPDRCLVVEDAEVGVTAGRAAGAQVAALKGVDGDLRITDLTELHRLLTA
- a CDS encoding MarR family winged helix-turn-helix transcriptional regulator, which produces MTEPLSDSQQAAWRAFVESSWALHTRLEDELRAATGLSMADYHVMVVLSEAHEHRVRMGELASQLVFSPSRCTYQIASMVKRGLVRKQSCSDDGRGQEAVLTDAGMAALTAAAPLHLATVRELFIDDLDDAEIATVTRVFGRLGPRLRSLPVTA